One window of the Trueperaceae bacterium genome contains the following:
- a CDS encoding DivIVA domain-containing protein, whose product MKLSPLDIEHMEFTTSVSGYSKRQVREFLERVSQQLEETLRDNQGLRDELKKRDERIEDLQVGEVELKRAVIAAERIANEIKENAKHEASLILREADGQRNNLLREAESRLRSARAELSRLEREQQLFREQFRGLLRAFERSLDNPGASRSAPEGQPKQVAAPEAATEKSQ is encoded by the coding sequence GTGAAGCTGAGCCCGCTCGACATCGAGCACATGGAGTTCACCACCTCGGTAAGCGGGTACTCGAAGCGTCAGGTGCGTGAGTTCCTGGAACGCGTGTCGCAGCAGCTTGAGGAAACCCTCCGCGACAACCAGGGGCTTCGCGACGAGCTCAAGAAACGCGACGAACGGATCGAGGACCTACAGGTCGGCGAGGTCGAGCTCAAGCGGGCGGTGATAGCCGCCGAGCGGATAGCCAACGAGATCAAGGAGAACGCCAAGCACGAGGCGTCGTTGATCCTGCGTGAGGCCGATGGGCAGCGGAACAACCTGCTGCGTGAAGCCGAATCGCGGCTGCGGTCGGCACGCGCCGAACTCAGTCGGCTCGAGCGGGAGCAGCAGCTCTTCCGCGAGCAGTTCAGAGGGTTGCTGCGCGCCTTCGAACGGAGCCTCGACAATCCGGGCGCCAGCCGCAGCGCTCCGGAAGGTCAACCCAAACAGGTTGCGGCACCGGAAGCGGCAACCGAGAAGAGCCAGTAG
- a CDS encoding class I SAM-dependent methyltransferase gives MAQLDSKSAPPWLFDEFQDFGWSDSEVLESYDRFANVDPEVERQRLIELGVSASDTIIDFGCGTGALTLEAAKVCKSVIAVDVSTAMLDQLREKARRLHLHNIEYVHQGHLTYEHRGEPVDFAFTQRTLHHLPDLWKVRALQRIADVLKPGGKLFLRDILFSFEPSRADEAIEAWIDSRPAGSFPREFFEHDVREEFITYTWLLEAMLDRVGFEIESVKYGKWQAYAKYVCVKR, from the coding sequence ATGGCACAGCTAGATAGCAAGTCGGCTCCGCCTTGGCTTTTCGACGAATTCCAGGATTTCGGCTGGTCGGATAGCGAAGTCCTGGAGTCGTACGACAGGTTCGCGAACGTGGACCCGGAGGTTGAAAGGCAACGGTTGATCGAACTGGGTGTTTCGGCTTCCGACACGATCATCGATTTCGGATGCGGCACCGGCGCCCTCACCTTGGAGGCGGCCAAAGTCTGCAAGAGCGTGATAGCAGTCGACGTATCGACAGCCATGCTCGATCAACTACGGGAGAAGGCCAGGAGGCTCCACCTCCACAATATCGAGTACGTGCATCAGGGACACCTTACCTACGAGCATCGAGGCGAACCGGTCGACTTCGCGTTCACCCAGCGAACCCTGCATCACCTTCCCGACCTTTGGAAAGTCAGGGCCCTTCAAAGGATCGCGGACGTACTGAAACCAGGCGGAAAGTTGTTCCTGCGTGACATCCTGTTCTCATTCGAGCCGAGCCGGGCCGACGAGGCGATCGAGGCCTGGATCGACAGCCGTCCGGCGGGAAGCTTCCCTCGTGAGTTCTTCGAGCACGACGTGCGCGAGGAGTTCATCACCTACACCTGGTTGCTGGAGGCGATGCTGGATCGAGTCGGCTTCGAGATCGAGTCCGTGAAATATGGCAAGTGGCAGGCGTACGCGAAGTACGTCTGTGTCAAGCGCTGA
- a CDS encoding SUF system NifU family Fe-S cluster assembly protein: MSLLDSLYKEIILDHYKRPRNRGELEPHTVRQEGLNPSCGDELELFLLIDDDKVAEAKFIGEGCAISQASASMMTQALKGLSVAEARSLAADFKEMIHGGEPSDRLGDLKLLQGISKLHARVKCATLPWVTLTEALDSAQAKEQQAK, translated from the coding sequence ATGTCCCTGCTCGACAGCCTCTACAAGGAGATCATCCTCGACCACTACAAGCGCCCCCGGAACCGAGGCGAGCTCGAGCCGCATACGGTGCGCCAGGAGGGGCTCAACCCGTCGTGCGGGGACGAGCTCGAACTCTTCCTCCTCATCGACGACGACAAGGTGGCCGAGGCGAAGTTCATCGGCGAAGGGTGCGCGATCAGCCAGGCGTCGGCGAGCATGATGACCCAGGCGCTCAAGGGGTTGAGCGTGGCCGAGGCGCGCTCGCTGGCCGCCGATTTCAAGGAGATGATCCACGGAGGGGAGCCAAGCGACCGGCTGGGCGACCTCAAACTGCTCCAGGGCATCAGCAAGCTGCATGCCCGCGTCAAGTGCGCGACCCTGCCTTGGGTCACGCTCACAGAAGCGTTGGACAGCGCGCAGGCCAAAGAGCAGCAAGCGAAGTAG
- a CDS encoding cysteine desulfurase, protein MSTSGSAIDVARLRADFPILEREINGHPLVYLDNAASSQKPRQVIEAMVDYYYRHHANVHRGAHTLAVEASDLYEGARVKVARFINAPDPASVIFTRNTTEAINLVADSWARHNLRTGDEIVIGVAEHHANLVPWQRAVEERGARLRAVPLTPDHRFDMDSYREMLSDRTRLVATWHMSNTLGAINPVREIADLAHDAGALVLVDGAQAAPHMPVDVQALGADFYALSGHKMCGPTGAGALWGRAEILREMPPFLTGGSMIRRVEIEGSSFADIPMRFEAGTPNIAEAIGLGAAIDYLEEIGMERIFEHDRRLLAYALARMRELEGVTLYGPEGEDRGGIIAFNVDGAHPHDIATVLDQEGVAVRAGHHCAQPLIRALGTQATARASFYLYNTEDEIDRLVAAVVKARDFFAAFA, encoded by the coding sequence ATGAGCACGAGTGGCAGCGCGATCGATGTGGCCCGCCTGCGCGCCGACTTCCCGATCCTGGAGAGGGAGATCAACGGTCACCCGCTCGTCTACCTCGACAACGCCGCCTCGTCCCAGAAGCCCCGGCAGGTGATCGAGGCGATGGTCGACTACTACTACCGCCACCACGCCAACGTCCACCGTGGGGCCCACACCCTCGCCGTCGAGGCGAGCGACCTCTACGAGGGAGCCCGGGTGAAGGTCGCGCGCTTCATCAACGCACCCGATCCGGCCTCGGTGATCTTCACCCGCAACACCACCGAGGCCATAAACCTGGTCGCCGACAGCTGGGCCAGGCACAACCTGAGGACCGGTGACGAGATCGTCATCGGGGTCGCCGAGCACCATGCCAACCTGGTGCCGTGGCAGCGCGCGGTCGAGGAGCGGGGCGCCAGGCTGCGAGCGGTCCCTCTCACTCCCGACCATCGCTTCGACATGGACAGCTACCGGGAGATGCTGAGCGACAGGACGCGGCTGGTGGCCACGTGGCACATGAGCAACACGTTGGGCGCCATAAACCCGGTGAGGGAGATAGCCGATCTGGCGCACGATGCAGGCGCTCTGGTGCTGGTCGACGGTGCTCAGGCTGCTCCCCACATGCCGGTCGACGTGCAGGCTCTGGGGGCCGACTTCTACGCGCTGAGCGGGCACAAGATGTGCGGACCCACGGGTGCAGGCGCGCTCTGGGGCCGGGCCGAGATCCTCCGCGAGATGCCCCCCTTCCTAACCGGTGGATCGATGATCAGGCGGGTGGAGATAGAGGGCAGCAGCTTCGCGGACATCCCCATGCGCTTCGAAGCCGGCACGCCGAACATAGCGGAGGCGATCGGGTTGGGGGCCGCGATCGACTACCTCGAGGAGATCGGCATGGAGCGGATCTTCGAGCACGATCGGCGCCTTCTCGCCTACGCGCTGGCGCGGATGCGGGAACTCGAAGGCGTTACCCTCTACGGGCCCGAAGGGGAAGACCGTGGCGGCATCATCGCCTTCAACGTGGACGGCGCTCACCCGCACGACATCGCTACTGTTCTCGACCAGGAGGGGGTCGCCGTGAGAGCCGGGCACCATTGCGCTCAGCCGCTCATCCGCGCCCTCGGTACCCAGGCGACCGCCCGAGCAAGCTTCTATCTCTACAACACCGAAGACGAGATCGACCGCTTAGTCGCGGCGGTCGTCAAGGCACGCGACTTCTTCGCCGCCTTCGCCTGA
- the recF gene encoding DNA replication and repair protein RecF (All proteins in this family for which functions are known are DNA-binding proteins that assist the filamentation of RecA onto DNA for the initiation of recombination or recombinational repair.) yields MVLRKLTQINFRNLATSTLEPCAGLTAISGRNAAGKSNLLEASYLGLTGELPGGKIAENLRIGEEQGFVGVQLDHDDGNSTIEVGLAPGRKSLKLDGQSARVVDVSRVSAAVLVTPEDADLVHGSPSGRRAYLDSLLGRLSPRYSVVLRAFARVLEQRNAALRSGFGDAGVEVWSDRFVELGSEIDELRERAIVRIAELAATAYEAIAGSGSRLEVTLQRSWEASLAEALRASRQEERARGVTVVGPHRSDLRIDLGGHRAQAYASRGEARTAALALRVAEFRLLEERHGETPVLLLDDFSAELDPSRREFLLRLVRSADQALVTGTEAPPEYDTLMRIEAGRVSSG; encoded by the coding sequence GTGGTGCTGCGCAAGCTCACGCAGATCAACTTCCGCAACCTGGCCACCTCGACACTCGAGCCGTGTGCGGGGCTCACCGCCATATCCGGCCGGAACGCCGCGGGCAAATCGAATCTGCTGGAGGCGTCCTACCTGGGCCTCACCGGAGAGCTGCCGGGTGGGAAGATCGCGGAGAACCTCCGGATAGGCGAGGAACAGGGGTTCGTGGGCGTGCAGCTCGATCACGACGATGGCAACAGCACGATCGAGGTCGGTCTTGCACCGGGAAGAAAATCGCTCAAGCTCGACGGCCAATCGGCCCGGGTCGTCGACGTCTCGCGGGTCAGCGCAGCCGTGCTCGTAACCCCGGAAGACGCCGACCTCGTGCACGGCTCCCCCTCCGGCAGGCGCGCCTATCTCGACTCGCTGCTGGGACGTCTCTCCCCCCGCTATTCGGTCGTACTGCGCGCTTTCGCACGCGTTCTCGAACAGAGGAACGCCGCTCTACGGAGCGGCTTCGGCGACGCGGGGGTCGAGGTATGGAGCGACCGGTTCGTCGAGTTGGGAAGCGAGATCGACGAGCTGCGGGAGCGGGCGATCGTCCGCATCGCTGAACTCGCAGCGACCGCATACGAGGCGATAGCGGGCAGCGGATCACGGCTCGAGGTGACACTGCAGCGCTCCTGGGAGGCGAGTCTGGCCGAAGCGTTGCGCGCCAGCCGCCAAGAGGAGCGGGCTCGCGGCGTGACCGTGGTAGGTCCCCATCGAAGCGATCTTCGCATCGACCTAGGGGGCCACCGCGCCCAGGCTTACGCCTCCCGTGGGGAGGCGCGCACCGCGGCTCTGGCTCTCAGGGTCGCGGAGTTCCGCCTGCTGGAGGAGCGGCACGGGGAGACACCGGTACTCCTGCTCGACGACTTCAGCGCCGAACTCGACCCTTCCCGACGGGAGTTCCTGCTGCGGCTCGTGCGCAGTGCCGATCAGGCCCTCGTTACCGGCACAGAAGCTCCCCCCGAGTACGACACTCTCATGAGGATCGAAGCGGGGAGGGTGAGCAGTGGCTAA
- a CDS encoding DUF721 domain-containing protein: MAKDTHVSELLAEVFRRGGMKRSLKRAQAVLLWPQVAGKQLAAFTRARSLVDGVLIVEVPDSETAMHLTLQRQRFLDVFQGKFGAREVRDIRFQTGRRVGAEEQPAVEAKQVQVDPTDLAQLTRALGELELPDELSQPALQAAQSMLAYRARRKAEGWSNCPTCDALTPETGLCSTCRRYSEDPQVVAAAGRLAVNPSVGTPALSEEQRSVASLLAQRELAGTLSELLPQVLADPQLRQQLETVARCYLALRLGKAPAQVSDADLALLPPKVARILGHLDG; the protein is encoded by the coding sequence GTGGCTAAGGACACTCACGTCTCAGAGCTGCTGGCAGAGGTCTTCCGGCGTGGCGGGATGAAGCGCTCGCTCAAGCGGGCGCAGGCCGTGCTGCTCTGGCCACAGGTGGCCGGCAAGCAGCTCGCCGCCTTCACTCGCGCTCGCAGCCTCGTTGACGGGGTGCTGATAGTGGAGGTGCCCGATTCCGAGACGGCGATGCACCTGACGCTGCAGCGGCAACGCTTCCTCGACGTGTTCCAGGGCAAATTCGGAGCACGAGAGGTGCGCGACATCCGCTTCCAGACGGGACGCCGAGTCGGGGCCGAGGAGCAGCCTGCGGTAGAGGCGAAGCAGGTGCAGGTGGACCCGACCGACCTGGCGCAGCTCACCCGTGCGCTCGGTGAACTCGAACTCCCCGACGAGCTGTCGCAACCTGCCTTGCAGGCGGCTCAGTCGATGCTCGCCTATCGGGCCCGCCGCAAGGCAGAAGGCTGGTCCAACTGCCCTACCTGCGACGCCCTCACGCCCGAGACCGGGCTGTGCTCCACCTGCCGCCGCTACTCCGAAGATCCTCAGGTGGTTGCGGCCGCAGGGAGGCTGGCGGTGAACCCCTCCGTCGGCACCCCGGCGCTCTCCGAGGAGCAGCGCTCGGTCGCATCCTTGCTGGCCCAGAGGGAGCTGGCCGGAACCCTCTCTGAACTCCTGCCGCAGGTCCTGGCCGATCCCCAGCTGAGACAGCAGCTGGAGACGGTAGCCCGCTGCTACCTCGCGCTGCGCCTCGGGAAGGCGCCGGCGCAGGTGAGCGACGCCGACCTGGCTCTACTCCCGCCCAAGGTCGCTCGGATACTCGGCCACCTGGACGGGTAG